One stretch of Oncorhynchus keta strain PuntledgeMale-10-30-2019 unplaced genomic scaffold, Oket_V2 Un_contig_16781_pilon_pilon, whole genome shotgun sequence DNA includes these proteins:
- the LOC118379226 gene encoding proton channel OTOP2, with product MMLLQQVMLFCSKGIHKMTSDPEMAVEEGYISPAHQAHPPFHPVFHPLGSPGRENEEGSDVFSTSRDTVSERGRNRSWLLSSIITFNVLILGIALVSGSVFNNVKINAINLQIFLIVLIILTTAWMLYYTIYTSREDHAVLYKDSHAGPVWLRGGLVLFGLCSLIMDVFKIANYVGYLHCDSAVKIAFPVVQAVFILVQTYFLWLHAKDCVQLQRNITRCGLMLTLSTNLMLWMAAVTEESIHQTVVPPEDNNSTHSYDIRAPGGSSSCNCSHSACAVLEKAYYYLYPFNIEYSLFASAMAYVMWKNVGRLVDEHNHHALHFRLKDVPVGPAVGLVMLVAGLGTFVIYKVDVEKGDPGKRDTVLMIHYVMNTVAVTLMSASTVAGCAIYRLDQRDHVSGKNPTRSLDVGLLIGASFGQFTICYFTIVAVVAMGAEGHLNALNLAVSLLTVIQLCLQNIFIIEGLHREPFHEDMHRASVFTNPYVLQAHRDIHNLPGTFMETKTSPALTVHSMHVVPSAPSSSPLPQRHRLTWKRRALKEICAFLLLCNILLWIMPAFGARPQFDNPIGAEFYEFTMWAAVVNIGLPFGIFYRMHSVASLFEVFLTS from the exons CAAGATGACATCTGATCCTGAGATGGCAGTTGAGGAGGGCTACATATCCCCCGCCCACCAGGcccaccctcccttccacccaGTGTTCCATCCACTTGGGAGTCCAGGCAGGGAGAATGAGGAGGGGAGCGACGTCTTCTCGACCAGCAGGGACACGGTGAGCGAGAGGGGCCGTAACCGCAGCTGGCTACTCTCTAGCATCATCACTTTCAACGTCCTGATCCTAGGTATTGCTCTGGTCAGTGGCAGTGTCTTCAACAACGTTAAGATCAACGCCATCAACCTGCAGATCTTCCTCATCgtcctcatcatcctcaccactgCCTGGATGCTGTACTACACCATCTACACATCCAGGGAAGATCATGCCGTGCTCTACAAGGATAGCCATGCCGGGCCTGTGTGGCTCAGGG GTGGACTGGTGCTGTTTGGCTTATGCAGTCTGATTATGGACGTGTTTAAGATTGCTAACTACGTAGGCTACCTGCACTGTGACTCTGCTGTGAAGATAGCGTTCCCTGTCGTACAAGCTGTATTCATACTTGTCCAG ACATACTTCCTCTGGCTCCACGCTAAAGACTGTGTACAGCTACAACGGAACATAACTCG CTGTGGGCTGATGTTGACTCTGTCTACCAATCTGATGTTGTGGATGGCAGCAGTCACAGAGGAGTCCATACACCAGACTGTTGTTccaccagaggacaacaacaGCACACATTCCTATGACATCAGAG CCCCTGGTGGATCCAGCAGCTGTAATTGCAGCCACTCTGCCTGTGCAGTCTTAGAAAAGGCCTATTACTACCTGTACCCCTTCAACATCGAGTACAGCCTGTTTGCCTCGGCCATGGCCTACGTCATGTGGAAGAACGTGGGCCGCCTGGTAGACGAGCACAACCACCACGCGCTCCATTTCCGCTTGAAGGACGTGCCGGTGGGGCCTGCGGTCGGGCTGGTCATGCTGGTGGCGGGCCTGGGAACCTTTGTCATCTACAAGGTGGATGTGGAGAAGGGGGACCCGGGGAAACGTGACACGGTGCTGATGATACACTACGTGATGAACACGGTGGCTGTGACTCTCATGTCCGCCTCGACCGTGGCTGGTTGCGCCATCTACCGGCTGGACCAGAGGGACCACGTGTCGGGGAAGAACCCCACACGGAGCCTGGATGTAGGCTTGCTGATCGGCGCCTCATTCGGACAGTTCACCATCTGTTATTTCACCATCGTGGCTGTGGTGGCAATGGGGGCCGAGGGCCACCTCAACGCTCTCAACCTGGCTGTCTCCCTGCTCACTGTGATCCAGCTCTGCCTGCAGAACATCTTCATCATCGAGGGCCTGCATCGTGAGCCCTTCCACGAAGACATGCACCGGGCCTCTGTATTCACAAACCCATACGTCCTTCAAGCCCATAGAGACATACACAACCTCCCAGGGACATTCATGGAGACCAAGACGTCCCCGGCCCTCACAGTTCACAGTATGCATGTTGTTCCTTCTGCTCCTTCTAGCTCCCCCCTTCCTCAACGCCATAGGCTGACCTGGAAGAGGAGGGCCCTGAAGGAGATCTGTGCATTTCTGCTGCTCTGCAACATCCTT CTCTGGATCATGCCGGCGTTTGGCGCCCGCCCCCAGTTTGACAACCCGATTGGAGCAGAGTTTTACGAGTTCACCATGTGGGCGGCTGTTGTGAATATCGGACTCCCCTTCGGAATCTTTTACCGTATGCACTCAGTCGCCAGCCTCTTTGAGGTCTTCCTAACCTCATAA